A region of the Clostridium sp. AN503 genome:
TCCCGGTGAATACAAGGCTTACGATGGGTTTTGAGGGGGCGAACTATATCCTGTTTGACGGGGAGACCGGGGAAAAGCTGGGTCTGGGAAGCCTGACGATCTGATTGCGTTACATAAAATTTACCGGAATAATTTGCCGTATTAAATTTTCCATGAACAGGGATTGGGTGTTATCTTAAAGTTAGATTACAGAGAGGAGGCTACACTATGAAGATTTTAGCCATCACTGCATGTACGGCGGGTATTGCCCATACCTACATTGCAAAGGAGAAACTGGAAAACGCAGCAAAGGAGCTGGGGGATTCCATCAAGGTGGAGACACAGGGTTCCATCGGTGTGGAAAACGAGCTTACGCCTGAGGAGATCAAGGCGGCGGACGTGATCCTGATCTCTGCTGATATCCGGGTGAACAAGGACCGTTTTAAGGGAAAACCGGTCGTGGACATTCCGATCAGCACCGTTATGAAATCACCGAAGGGAGTACTGAACAAGATACATGAAAAGCTTGGGAAGTAGGACGTGAATACAAAAGGGGGAAATTAAAATGGCAAAACAAAAGAACACAACAGTGAGCAATGTTAAAAAACATGTTATGACCGGCATTTCTTACATGATACCGATCATTGTGGCAGGCGGTATCCTGGGCGCGCTGGCAAAGGCCTTCGGCGGTTACGATATCGGCAATGCGGTGCAGGCAGGCGCCACTCCATTTTCCAACTTAAACCCGTTCAGCTGGCTGGGTTTCTGGTGGGGCGTTAACAAGTTAAGTTCCTATGCGATGGATTTCGGCGTGGCTGTTATGACAGCAGGCGTGGCCTACTCCATGGCGGGGCGGCCCGGTATCGTGCCTGGCCTTGTGATCGGTTACTGCTCGGCTCAATCCAAGGCGGGATTCCTGGGCGGACTGCTGATGGCCTTTATCATCGGCGCGTTTGTAAACTGG
Encoded here:
- a CDS encoding PTS fructose transporter subunit IIB translates to MKILAITACTAGIAHTYIAKEKLENAAKELGDSIKVETQGSIGVENELTPEEIKAADVILISADIRVNKDRFKGKPVVDIPISTVMKSPKGVLNKIHEKLGK